The Cheilinus undulatus linkage group 21, ASM1832078v1, whole genome shotgun sequence region CTTATGTAAAGGAAGCTTTTACTGTAGTTGGTGTGAACTCACAGTGCTGGAGTGACGCGGGTCCAAACAGTGGAAATGCTCTGCAGTGCGAGCAATAGCTTCTCTCAGAGCTGCCACCAGCTCTGTCTGCTTTATATTCTTCGACTTTAGGGCCTCTGCCTCATCTTCTCCAAACAGCAAAGAGGTGAGGGTTGATTTCCTGCGTAGAGACTGTCTTCTCACCACCTAAGAGTGAACAAATGCAGGTTTAACTGGTTGCTTAAAAagtgttttctcttttcaaaaTAGATCCTGCATAACTTTGAAATTTCATAAACTGACCTTGTTGAGATTGCTGTTGAGAGTTGCGTTGTTCCCATTGCTGAGCTGTGCCTGTTCATTTAGGATGTAGGCTAGATGCTTGTGTCGGTGAGCTTCCAGGGTCTCCTGTGATAAAGATCCCGCCAGTCTCATCGCCTCCCCGAGCACTGCAGGCCCATCTCTCAGCTGGCTTGGCAAGTCTGACAGGGTGTTGAAAATGGATGCAGAGTTCTCTGATGACACGAGCTCCTCCTCCTGGGGTTGGCGAGAAAGGATTTGAAGAGACTGAACATTTGACATTTACAGCCGTGATGTCCAAGAGTCACTAAAGGCACTGATGAAGATGAGAGGCAGCATTAACCCTCCTGAACCATGACCTGCTCATCCACAGACACTGTTCCATTTAACTGTCAGGTATGCCTCCGGTCTTCAACACCAGTTTAGTAATGATGACTGGACTAGATGGAAATTTGAGCTTTGGAAATGACTTCAGCTGGTTTAATCTAAAGGAGCAGAACGCTTCCTGCAGTTAGGTCAGATTGACACTGGCTCACAGTCCTCCTACACACAAACCCCAAAAGAATCCATAAAAAAGCAGACAGACCAATATTTTCAAGTTTTGGGGATCGCTCCCACTGGTTCTCTAATacaatggttctcaaccttggggtccggaccgaccccctttggggtcgtgAGACTCTGAGAGGgcgtctccagatgccctaaaaaactaagattattataaaaaatataagaatattacactgttgccactttataccaattttgaCAAATGTTTTACCCCTtctcatatttttttcccaccaattttaacacattttgccatgttaaacccatttttgtcagtttaaactggagctgggcaattaatccaaaAATAATCCAAACCGACATGTAGAGCCCTATAACCGACGAAAACCTgccatgtcaattatttcaatttttttcccttgtaatatctctctctactaatgcaGAACccacttaaaaacaaactattcaCATGATAGGCAGCCAAGTAGTTTAATTTCAGCTGtgtattttgatttcagttgtctcaataaacaacaataaatttttaatttctacATGTTCcgtatttgttttaaaattttacaaatatttataGAACAGTCAGACTCGGAGGTTGGGTGGAATAATTGTTTATTAATCATAATGGAGGTAAAAAgcttaattaatcatgattttgatttttgccataatcgcccagcccttttttaaactctttccaccacttttttttctgcctgtttttgccacttctaaaccaattcttgccacttaagcttaatgttgccattattgccactattgacccttttttaccactttttacacccaatttttccatttttttctttctcagttaacccttttatgccagtttataacaatttttcatcccatttcaccaaatttccacccattttgacaatttaaagccatttcagccacatttaaactcccttttaccactatttatgcccatttttgccacttaaatcaactgttgctgttttaatctcatttttgccacttccaatccatttctgctacttttaaaattcaacttcaccaccttttccaatatttttttttgccattattaacccattttagccatttttaaaccattgccattctttattttgacaaaaagaatttaaatttttcagaAGACTTTTTActacacacatgaataaataaaaacttgtttctttgataagagtggttattattcaggtcgaAGATAAattatggttttcacagcttaacttcacaatggaccacggttttgctgacctccattggcccccagtttgactgggtcccagaaacctccccctttttccctccttatggatggccttgtctgcactcgactattcttgaatgttcatggctgtgttcaaccaccttcaggtacagcgggggtccctggcctctggcacctttactttgggggtcttgggctgaaaaggttgagaaccactgctctaatatATAAAAATCCTCCCCTCTTGTGGCCCCAATTCTACATAAAACCCAATAACATGCGCTCCATCTGCCttcagtggacaaaacatgatgaaatgCCCTCTAGTGCCCTAGTAGGCAAATTATGGCTAAGAGCCATCCAGGGTGCACAAAGTTAACTATAACATGGAAAACAAGTCATCATCAGATGTTGTATATTTATTACCTTGATCTTGAGCATGCCCAGTGTGATCTGGAAGAGCACCAGTGAGCCCTGATAGAAGAGAAGGTCCCAGATCCTGAGGAGCAGACGGATGTCCACCACGCTCGCAAATGACGTTAGGAACCAGTGCAGTGTGATCAGAGACAGCTCTGAGCGTGAAAGAAGGAAAAGGTCACTTTATATATTATACTAAGCTGATATTACCCATGTTAAATGCAAAGTAAAAGGCTTAATGTAGTGGGTTTCTCATGTTAATGATTGCCTTTCCTGGGCACCAGACTTTACCTATGTCATGCTCCTGCAGGAGGCGGTCGAGGGCTGGCAGGTACTGAACGATGAGCTGACGGAGGACCCTCTGGTCTGTTTGGACGCCCAGCAGGGTGGAGGAGAAATAAGATGGAGGGAGGAGATCTTCAATGAGAGCACACATCATCCATAacacatcctcctcctccagaaAGAGCAGCAGACAGGAAACCACCTGGGGGGAGGAGACAATGAGAggagaagtggcaaagatggaaaaaggaggaaagaaaaaacacaaggatgctAGAAAAATGATGAAGCTGCTTCACTTCAGTCTGTCTGTATGTTCAATGAGCTACCAAGGCAAAGGTAGTGCTGTGTCTGTCTCACCATCCCAGTGCCCTGACAGTACCCAATGTCTGGGTAGAGCCACGCCAGACCTCTCAGTACCCGTCTCAGCCTCGGCACCCCAACACTGGTCAGATTACTGAAGCAGGCGTTGGTCGGCATCGTCCTTAACAAGTCCTTCTCTATCTAAGAAGCAGATATTTTAAGAGAAACAGTCACAACATGAATTATTAGCAACAAGACAGGGCTGGAGACCAACATATGATGAAATACAAACTATATTCATTGTGGTTGAGGCAGAATCTATTTAATGGAATAAAAGAGTGCCAGATTTGGCAAAAAAACCTTCCAGGTATCTGCTAGAAAGCTGAAGATGAAGGGCCAAACTCCACCTCATAGTATTGTTAAtaaacaggactgtctcaaagtttaggagcacttttcagcatttatctgagcagctgaagaagaaaactgtcctgaagcagctgaagagagtggtatgaccatggcttgatcccatgttgttgttagcgtctttgctaacatttgcaaagatgtgatttgcctgaaggtggaacttcagactcgttgtgcttcggtgtaaagacagttcatcactgcggCATGTACCCACAGCTTTGggtttatcttaactaacattcaccagctttttaaaaagaaaattcccattaagcagacctgggtctgtctcctcactcatcactgctagctgtgtctgaccctctcacctcttcacccccagacatgtaaacattcacactGGAGGACTTtgggagcaagttgtggtcaaacttatattgtgctattatttttttaatgcgtgaaggtttcaagattaatcacaagtgtTCACACGTTAATGTTAACAGGACTAGTTTTAACAAAACAACTTGTATAAAGTGTTAAGCAGACCCTTCAGCAACTGCAACAATAAAAACTAATTGTACATGTTTTTCCAAAGccttatttgtatttgtattatCATGGTAAAAAGAGATCAATACTTGGCTTCATTGTGTTGATATGTTTCCCAACAAAGACCTGAAAAACTTAACTGAGTTTTCCACTGTGCAGTGGATTGTGCTATAGATATACAGTTggtagaaaaagtatgtgaaccctatgagatttcttggatttctgcataaattggtcatcaaatgtgttccgatcttcatcttaTTCACAACAAtggacaaacacagtctgcttaaactaatactgcacaaaaaatgatatgttttcatgtttttattgatcaaaccatttaaacattcacagtgcagggtggaaaaagtatgtgaacccctacgctaatgactggttgaccctcctttggcagcaatcaaccaaacatttcctgtagttgcagatcagacctgcacaacggtcaggaggaattttggaccattcctctttacaaaactgtttcagttcagcaatattattcggatgtctggtgtgcattgctctcttgaggtcatgccacagcatctcaatggggttgaggtcaggactctgactgggccactccagaaggtgtattttcttctgttgaagctattctgttgttgatttacttctatgctttgggtcgttgtcctgttgcatcacccatcctctgttgagcttgagttggtggacagatggtcttatgTTTTCCcgtaaaatgtcttgataaaattgggaattcatttttccgtcaatgacagcaattcgtccaggccctgaggcagcaaagcagcctcaaaccatgatggcccctccaccatatttcacagttgggatgaggttttgatgttggtgtgctgtgcctttttttctccacacatagcattgtgtgttccttccaaacaattcaattttggtttcatctatggacataatattttgccagtagtgctgtggaacatccaggtgctcttttgtaaacttcaaacgtgcaacaatgtgttttttggatagcagtggcttcctccggggtgtcctcccatgaactccattcttgtttaatgttttacttattgtagatttgtcaacacaaatgttagcatgtgccagagagttctgtaagtctttagctgatactctaggagtcttcttcacctcactgagcattctgcgctgtgctctcgcagtcatctttacaggacgaccacgcctagggagaggagcaacagtgctgaaccttctccatttgtagacagtctgtcttactggggacacatgaacatcaaggcttttagagatactttgtaaccctttccagcttcatgcaagtcaacaattcttgatcgtaggtcttctgagagctcttttgttgccaggcatggttcacatcaggcattgcttcttgagaacagcaaattcaacactggtgtgtgtttttttaggcAGGGCAACTtgaaccaacacatccaatctcatcacattgattggactccaggttggctgactcctggctccaattagctcttggagaagtcattagcctaggggttcacatactttttccaccctgcactgtgaatgtttaaatggtttgatcaataaaaacatgaaaacatatcattttttgtgcagtattagtttaagcagactgtgtttgtctattgttgtgacttagatcaagatcggaacacatttgatgaccaatttatgcagaaatccaagaaatctcatagagttcacatactttttctagcaactgtaCACATGCATACCCCTTTATCGATCTGCAGCAGCTAGCAGCTGCTTCACGATTGTTCGGTTGTGCAGAAGTTAAGAAATATCTGCAGGGATTTATAGCATGTTAATATTCCAGTGAAAGTTGTCTGATTCTGTCTGAGTTCTTGAGGCCTGTTCTAaggaagtgattttttttctgatgtttgtttcCATGTCCAGCAGTGTGAGTTTTACCTGTTTTGCTGTGGAGTTGTCATCATTTGAACTGTTCTTGATGATTTCTTTGTAGGAGATCTCAGAGGTCCTCTTCTTCTGCAGCGCCCCTGACAGACGCATCCAGAGCTAACAGACAAAACATCTTTAGAGTGCTGAAGCTCAGTGCTCCCTTATTTAACAATGGTAAAGTATCTCTGGCAGCATACTGTAGTCTGAAAGTCTAAAACCAAATGTTCCCCTCTCTTAACCAGTAATGCAATCAGTGGGTCGGCCTGCTCACCTGTGGCCTCATGCTGTGAGGAATGCCCCCTAACACCAGGGAGCGCAGACGCTCTGAGCGAGGAAGAACTGGATCAATGAGCTCCCAGGTCAGGTCGCCTACTGTGTGGTTGTGAGTGAACTCCAGGTGGGCCTGCCAGCGCAGTCGCTGCTGGGGGTCTTCACGCTGGGGTGAACCTTCAGTGCCCAGCCAGGATCTGACTTTCCCATCATCTGAGCAAGGAGAGGAAAATAAGTCAGAATAAAATCTATATCAGTGAGGCTAGAGCAAACTTTTAGAGGAAATAcaggaaaacagaagaaatgaaGAATTCATTTCAATGCACACAGGCTTTGAGAGGGACTtgggatgaaaaataaacaacttttacAGGTGAAATTTCACAAGGAAACAATATCAGGAAGTAAGTGAGGTGGATAGTCATTATAGGAGACAAGTGGTGAAACAAcagagctaaaaatagatctccCTCCGTGGGAGACACCCACTGTGCACATGCAATAGCTGCTGACTTTCTTATGTGTGCTTTTTACTTTGAAGCTAAAATAACGGCCAATCTAAATCTGTACCAATcacaaaataaggaaaatatACCTCCAGAAACTAGCTTTCTGATGCTGTTAAACCAGGAATGTGCAATCAGGGCCACTTGGCTAGCTGTCCTCCCCTCTCACTCATTCCATATGAAAACATAGCTATACTCATTTAATGTATTAAATGATCTTTTTTGCACCGTTTATCTGAGGCTAGGTCAAAGTGGAAGCAGGATAAGAAGGCAGAACCAGACATCCATCTCTCCTGCTACATTTTCAAATACTCCTGGGTGATCCCAAGGTGTTCTCAGGCTAGATAGGATATGTGGTCCATTGGGAGAGTTTTAGGTCTACCCCAACATCTCTTTCCAGTTGGAAATGCGTGGAAGACCTCCAAAAGAGGCCCAGGAGGCACCCTGATCAGATGCCTCTGGTTCTCCTATAGGTTGTTTCCACTGAGCGGTCCGGTTTAGTTTGGTGGGTTTCTATTATGAAAAGTTAGAGAGGGTCCCAAGAAAAATACTTGTACTCTtccacttttttggcacccttttgTAGGCGTGCCAGGCTTGCCTATACaccccaaaaaggtggagctactcACACAACTGAGGTTTGCACTGACAGCACTTTCAGCGCCTGATACGACTGCTCAGTCAGGCTTcaaaacacagctgtctgctcTTTGAGGAGTGGATGAAAAAGGGAGAATGAATGAcaaatatctgcttaaattagGGATATCTGGACTTGGCAGAGATCCAGACTGTTTCCTGGACTGTGGGCATTGATATCAGCATAAATCAAGTTTCCTTGACATTTATGATATCAATTACAAGAAGCAGAACTTGAGGCCTGAAGGCCTGAGGCAATCttttgtgaaaaaagaaaataaaaaacttggATGGCAGATGTACCTCCCAATTAATCAGTGAGGGGAACGCCTCAATGTCAGATAATCGCCTCCACTCGTCTCTGCACTCCTGCTCATGCATGTGTATATTTATGCTGAAGGACAAAAGCATGCTGGTGCTCAAATGATCCAAATCTTTCTCTTTCTGACAAGGCATTTACAACCAGTTTGTCTGCACTCACAACCAGTCAGGAGGGAACAGCAGAGGAAATTCAAGAGAAAACCTTGATTACCAGTGTCTGAAATGTAGATTTTTCACAGATGCCAAGGCCTAGCATACACAcataattgatttttttgttactgtatTATTGTTTTCTTCTAAACCAAGTCCCTGAATACCTAGTTTAATTCACTTTCATGTACCCACATGCTCTGAAATCACAACAAACCTCCTTGATTCCTTGATTGTTGGATAATACTAGCGAGACTGCCTGCTAGAAAAACTCATGTTGAGACAAAACACTCTGCTTTTCCCCCACAATAAAAAAGTAGTGAAGCTCCTTTGTTCGCCATAACTCTGAAATCACATCAGCTCTTTTATGTTTCTTGAGTGGGAC contains the following coding sequences:
- the sgsm3 gene encoding small G protein signaling modulator 3; this translates as MSGTYTPAPGGPFSALTPSMWPQDILAKYHQKDPAEQPEVQYDEFGFRVDPEDDGKVRSWLGTEGSPQREDPQQRLRWQAHLEFTHNHTVGDLTWELIDPVLPRSERLRSLVLGGIPHSMRPQLWMRLSGALQKKRTSEISYKEIIKNSSNDDNSTAKQIEKDLLRTMPTNACFSNLTSVGVPRLRRVLRGLAWLYPDIGYCQGTGMVVSCLLLFLEEEDVLWMMCALIEDLLPPSYFSSTLLGVQTDQRVLRQLIVQYLPALDRLLQEHDIELSLITLHWFLTSFASVVDIRLLLRIWDLLFYQGSLVLFQITLGMLKIKEEELVSSENSASIFNTLSDLPSQLRDGPAVLGEAMRLAGSLSQETLEAHRHKHLAYILNEQAQLSNGNNATLNSNLNKVVRRQSLRRKSTLTSLLFGEDEAEALKSKNIKQTELVAALREAIARTAEHFHCLDPRHSSTDLTPDYSMESHQRDHENFLVVSRNRRRRAKALLDFERHDDDELGFRKNDIITIISQKDEHCWVGELNGLRGWFPAKFVEILDERSKEYSLAGDDSVTEAVTDLARGTLCPALKAIFQHGLKKPSILGGPCHPWLFIEEAASREVERDFNSVYSRLVLCKTYRLDEDGKVLTPEELLYRAVQSVNMSHDTAHAQMDVKFRSLVCVGLNEQVLHLWLEVLCSSMAAVEKWYHPWSFLRSPGWVQIKCELRVLSKFAFSLSQDCELPNKKEEKEQRPLKEGVQDMLVKHHLFSWDIDG